In Microbacterium cremeum, a genomic segment contains:
- a CDS encoding lyase family protein produces MTAVDEGLLSPVTAGHDETVTDAAFLDALVTAEVALSRAYRELGLAPDEAVDEIEAEFGWHGALRGCRGHGLDVAALAAASVAGGNPVIPLVAQMRERVAADARSWLHRGATSQDIVDTALMLVARAASERVIAALAHAEVSLRSLARSRRDDVAAARTLTQHAVPTTVGLRAAGWLRAVTRAKHRLDGVRRELPAQLGGAAGTAASFVEHTGSAARARELIAGFAHEVGLDAPPAPWHTSRWPVTELGDALVQAVDAVGKIATDVATLSRTEIGEVSTLRQAQGEGYGASSAMPQKRNPAASVLIRSAALRAPQLAATLHLASALAGDERPDGAWHAEWPTLRELLRLALGATAHTASLVTELHVEPDAVARNLGATRGLLVSERLSIVLTPLIGAEGVRGIVAAAARGDDIATLVRGFAAVREAGVDVDALLDPARYTGLAGEFVDDAVGRDGVHDTLANHGGTDHGGTDQGDTDQGDGPGGEGT; encoded by the coding sequence GTGACGGCGGTCGACGAGGGGCTGCTCTCACCGGTCACGGCCGGGCATGACGAGACGGTGACGGATGCCGCATTCCTCGACGCGCTCGTGACCGCCGAGGTCGCGCTCAGCCGTGCCTACCGAGAGCTCGGTCTCGCACCCGACGAGGCGGTCGACGAGATCGAGGCGGAGTTCGGCTGGCACGGAGCGCTGCGCGGATGCCGCGGGCATGGCCTCGACGTCGCGGCGCTCGCGGCGGCATCGGTGGCGGGCGGCAACCCGGTGATCCCGCTGGTCGCGCAGATGCGGGAACGCGTCGCGGCCGACGCGCGGTCCTGGCTGCACCGCGGTGCGACCAGTCAGGACATCGTCGACACGGCGCTCATGCTCGTCGCGCGCGCCGCGTCGGAGCGGGTGATCGCCGCGCTCGCGCACGCCGAGGTGTCGCTCCGCTCGCTGGCGCGGTCGCGGCGCGACGACGTCGCCGCGGCGCGCACACTGACCCAGCACGCCGTTCCCACGACGGTCGGGCTCCGCGCCGCGGGGTGGCTGCGCGCGGTGACACGCGCGAAGCACCGGCTCGATGGGGTGCGGCGCGAGCTGCCGGCGCAGCTGGGCGGCGCGGCGGGCACGGCTGCCTCCTTCGTCGAGCACACCGGGTCGGCGGCACGGGCGCGCGAGCTCATCGCCGGATTCGCGCACGAGGTCGGGCTCGACGCCCCGCCCGCGCCGTGGCACACCTCGCGCTGGCCGGTGACCGAGCTCGGCGACGCCCTCGTCCAGGCCGTCGACGCGGTCGGCAAGATCGCGACCGACGTCGCGACCCTCAGCCGCACCGAGATCGGCGAGGTCTCGACCCTTCGACAGGCTCAGGGAGAGGGCTATGGAGCATCGTCGGCGATGCCGCAGAAGCGCAACCCCGCGGCATCCGTTCTCATCCGCTCCGCCGCGCTGCGCGCCCCGCAGCTCGCAGCGACGCTGCATCTCGCCTCGGCTCTCGCCGGCGACGAGCGCCCCGACGGTGCGTGGCACGCGGAGTGGCCGACCCTGCGCGAACTGCTGCGCCTCGCGCTGGGTGCGACGGCGCACACCGCGTCGCTCGTCACCGAACTGCACGTCGAGCCGGATGCCGTCGCGCGCAACCTCGGCGCCACGCGCGGACTCCTCGTGTCGGAGCGGCTGTCGATCGTGCTGACGCCCCTCATCGGCGCCGAAGGCGTGCGAGGGATCGTCGCGGCGGCCGCGCGCGGCGACGACATCGCGACCCTCGTACGGGGGTTCGCGGCGGTGCGGGAGGCCGGCGTGGATGTCGACGCCCTGCTCGACCCGGCGCGATACACCGGTCTCGCCGGCGAATTCGTCGACGACGCCGTCGGGCGCGACGGGGTCCACGACACTCTCGCGAACCACGGCGGCACGGACCACGGCGGCACGGACCAGGGCGACACGGACCAGGGCGACGGACCAGGAGGGGAGGGAACGTGA
- the pcaG gene encoding protocatechuate 3,4-dioxygenase subunit alpha, which produces MAGLDRLDQRGVRAKRDLGPKTHEPTGGQTVGPFFAFGLDYPKKHEVVFPHSPGAIVLGGTVFDGAGAPIPDAVVEIWSADETGEIPRAHGAFRRDDHSFTGFGRAATTDVGRYEFWTRNPGPVDGGAPFFSVIVFARGLPDKLVTRVYLPEHEELLAADPLLSSLEPDERATLIATRLPDGNLHHDIHLQGEKETVFLAF; this is translated from the coding sequence ATGGCCGGTCTCGACAGGCTCGACCAGCGGGGGGTGCGCGCGAAGCGCGACCTGGGCCCGAAGACCCACGAGCCCACGGGCGGCCAGACCGTCGGCCCGTTCTTCGCGTTCGGCCTGGACTATCCGAAGAAGCACGAGGTGGTCTTCCCGCACAGCCCCGGCGCGATCGTGCTCGGCGGCACCGTGTTCGACGGTGCCGGTGCACCCATCCCCGACGCGGTCGTCGAGATCTGGAGCGCCGACGAGACCGGCGAGATCCCCCGCGCGCACGGCGCATTCCGCCGCGATGATCACTCGTTCACCGGCTTCGGTCGCGCGGCGACCACCGATGTCGGCCGCTACGAGTTCTGGACCCGCAACCCCGGGCCGGTCGACGGCGGCGCGCCGTTCTTCTCGGTGATCGTGTTCGCGCGCGGTCTGCCCGACAAGCTCGTGACGCGCGTCTACCTGCCCGAGCATGAGGAGCTCCTCGCGGCCGATCCGCTGCTGTCCTCGCTCGAGCCCGACGAGCGCGCTACGCTCATCGCGACGCGCCTGCCGGACGGGAACCTCCATCACGACATCCACCTGCAGGGCGAGAAGGAGACCGTGTTCCTTGCGTTCTGA
- the pcaH gene encoding protocatechuate 3,4-dioxygenase subunit beta, which yields MTSVQPDPRGEEAFSSSVVLEQTAPAAPESLLASPDQLTQSEITQEIVDHHAAAARREAAGEKLNISLHDFPPYRSSLLRHPTKNPKLVDPETIELWSPAFGQRDVAAIESDLTLQHTGEPQGERMTVEGRVLDSWGRPVANQLVEIWQANAAGRYIHQRDQHPAPLDPNFTGAGRIVTDDNGFYKFTTIKPGAYPWKNHVNAWRPAHIHFSIFGSGFTQRLVTQMYFPGDPLFPLDPIYNTIWRQKDRDRLIGIYDHDLSVPEFSMGYRFDIVVDGPDATWFEPEEGEH from the coding sequence ATGACCTCAGTCCAGCCCGACCCCCGCGGCGAGGAGGCGTTCTCGTCGTCGGTGGTGCTCGAGCAGACGGCCCCAGCTGCTCCGGAGTCGCTGCTCGCGTCGCCCGATCAGCTCACGCAGTCCGAGATCACGCAGGAGATCGTCGACCACCACGCCGCCGCCGCTCGGCGCGAAGCGGCGGGCGAGAAGCTGAACATCAGCCTGCACGACTTCCCGCCGTACCGTTCCAGCCTGCTGCGTCACCCCACCAAGAACCCGAAGCTCGTCGATCCCGAGACGATCGAGCTGTGGTCGCCGGCGTTCGGGCAGCGCGACGTGGCCGCGATCGAGTCCGACCTCACGCTGCAGCACACCGGCGAGCCGCAGGGCGAGCGCATGACGGTCGAAGGACGCGTGCTGGACTCGTGGGGCCGCCCCGTCGCGAACCAGCTCGTCGAGATCTGGCAGGCCAACGCCGCGGGCCGCTACATCCACCAGCGGGATCAGCATCCCGCGCCCCTCGACCCGAACTTCACCGGCGCCGGCCGCATCGTCACCGACGACAACGGGTTCTACAAGTTCACGACGATCAAACCCGGCGCGTACCCGTGGAAGAACCACGTCAACGCGTGGCGTCCCGCGCACATCCACTTCTCGATCTTCGGCTCGGGGTTCACCCAGCGTCTCGTGACGCAGATGTACTTCCCGGGCGATCCGCTGTTCCCGCTGGATCCGATCTACAACACGATCTGGCGCCAGAAGGACCGCGACCGCCTGATCGGGATCTACGACCACGACCTGTCGGTGCCCGAGTTCTCGATGGGGTACCGCTTCGACATCGTGGTGGACGGCCCCGACGCCACCTGGTTCGAGCCTGAAGAAGGAGAGCACTGA
- a CDS encoding IclR family transcriptional regulator: MTDGESMLERMLRVLGCFSDDEPAITAAELGERTGLPSSTLHRLLAGLVSEGLLTRGPGRTYAIGPRLWELGELSPLSLRLRETALPHMVRLYEATGENVHLAVLDGATPETTTALYVGRLTGRQSIPTLSRMGGRGPLHTTGVGKALLATRDEEWLERYFRAPLERETVHSITTEAALRADIARTRALGYATTREEMTLGNVSVAVALPRVDGLPPTALGIVVHLERADERRLAPLVMQAAKDLHHDLRASG, translated from the coding sequence ATGACCGACGGCGAGAGCATGCTCGAGCGCATGCTGCGCGTTCTCGGCTGCTTCTCCGACGACGAGCCCGCGATCACGGCAGCCGAGCTAGGCGAGCGCACGGGCCTCCCGTCGTCGACGCTGCACCGCCTGCTCGCGGGGCTGGTGTCGGAGGGTCTGCTCACGCGCGGGCCGGGGCGCACGTACGCGATCGGTCCGCGGCTGTGGGAGCTCGGCGAACTCTCGCCGCTCTCGCTGCGGCTGCGCGAGACGGCGCTGCCCCACATGGTGCGGCTGTACGAGGCGACGGGCGAGAACGTGCACCTCGCGGTGCTCGACGGCGCGACGCCCGAGACGACCACGGCGCTGTACGTGGGGCGTCTCACGGGCCGCCAGTCCATCCCGACGCTCAGTCGCATGGGCGGACGGGGCCCGCTGCACACCACCGGCGTCGGCAAGGCGCTGCTCGCCACTCGCGACGAGGAGTGGCTCGAGCGCTACTTCCGCGCGCCGCTGGAGCGCGAGACCGTGCACTCGATCACGACCGAGGCCGCGTTGCGCGCCGACATCGCCCGTACGCGCGCGCTCGGCTACGCGACCACGCGGGAGGAGATGACGCTCGGCAACGTCTCGGTGGCGGTGGCGCTTCCGCGGGTCGACGGCCTTCCGCCGACCGCGCTCGGGATCGTCGTGCACCTCGAGCGCGCCGACGAGCGCCGCCTCGCGCCCCTCGTGATGCAGGCCGCCAAGGACCTCCACCACGACCTCCGCGCGTCCGGTTGA
- a CDS encoding IclR family transcriptional regulator, which translates to MANSPSGDSMTARIVRVLETFTAERSLQTTAEIGRRASLPSTTAHRIVDELVASGLLERDEDRRVHLGMHLWELALRGSTALRLRQAALPHMEAVQARIREHTQLAVLEQDEALFLERLSHPDAGANITRVAGRLPVHASSSGLVLLAYAPASVRERVLAGPLRALTPETVTDAARLRRVLAEVRRTGVVVAPGSVETVSTGIAVPIRDRGEVVAALSVVLPRETSPEPSIAALRDAAAAIEAALRADRR; encoded by the coding sequence ATGGCCAACTCGCCCTCCGGTGACTCGATGACCGCGCGCATCGTGCGCGTGCTCGAGACGTTCACGGCGGAGCGTTCGCTGCAGACGACCGCCGAGATCGGACGCCGTGCCAGCCTGCCCTCGACGACAGCGCACCGGATCGTCGACGAGCTCGTCGCGTCCGGCCTGCTCGAGCGCGACGAGGACCGCCGCGTGCACCTCGGCATGCACCTGTGGGAGCTCGCGCTGCGCGGATCCACCGCCCTGCGCCTGCGGCAAGCCGCGCTCCCCCACATGGAGGCCGTGCAGGCCCGCATCCGCGAGCACACGCAGCTCGCGGTGCTCGAACAGGACGAGGCGCTCTTCCTGGAGCGCCTCTCGCACCCCGACGCGGGCGCCAACATCACGCGCGTGGCCGGGCGGCTGCCGGTGCACGCGTCGTCGTCGGGCCTGGTGCTGCTGGCGTATGCCCCGGCATCCGTCCGCGAACGCGTGCTCGCGGGCCCGCTGCGCGCCCTCACACCCGAGACGGTGACGGATGCCGCGCGCCTGCGCCGCGTGCTCGCCGAGGTCCGCCGCACCGGCGTCGTGGTGGCACCGGGATCCGTCGAGACGGTGTCGACCGGGATCGCGGTCCCGATCCGCGACCGCGGCGAGGTCGTCGCGGCGCTCTCGGTCGTGCTCCCGCGCGAGACCTCCCCCGAGCCGTCGATCGCCGCGCTGCGCGACGCGGCCGCGGCGATCGAAGCGGCGCTGCGCGCCGACCGTCGCTGA
- a CDS encoding 4-hydroxybenzoate 3-monooxygenase, whose protein sequence is MTTIRTRVAIVGAGPAGLLLSHLLGIAGIESVVIDQRSRDEIETTIRAGILEQGTVEVLDSSGASSRVRTAGHRHDGIELRFSGEGHRIDFASLVGRGVWLYPQHEVLKDLIAVRLGKGQDLRFGVTALRVEDAASVRPRVIATDADGAPLVIEAEFVVGADGSRSVAREAVTGSSTGGYFREYPFAWFGILCEAPPSADELIYSNSPDGFALISQRSATVQRMYFQCDPDADPDALTEAQLWDALQARVPGTTLAEGPIFQRDVLRFRSFVAHELLRGRVALIGDAAHTVPPTGAKGMNLAVADVMVLERALRALLLENDDRLLEAFPETALHRIWKAQHFSWWMTNMLHVAPDASDFDRLRQLGELRSVVESEAGRRFLAEAYTGWPLEGLA, encoded by the coding sequence ATGACCACGATCCGCACCCGCGTCGCGATCGTCGGCGCGGGCCCCGCCGGGCTCCTGCTGTCGCACCTGCTCGGCATCGCCGGCATCGAGTCCGTCGTGATCGATCAGCGGTCCCGCGACGAGATCGAGACGACCATCCGCGCCGGCATCCTCGAGCAGGGCACGGTCGAGGTGCTGGACTCGTCAGGTGCGTCCAGCCGTGTCCGCACGGCCGGACACCGTCACGACGGCATCGAGTTGCGCTTCTCCGGGGAGGGCCACCGCATCGACTTCGCCTCCCTCGTCGGGCGCGGCGTGTGGCTGTATCCGCAGCACGAAGTGCTCAAGGACCTCATCGCCGTACGTCTCGGCAAGGGGCAGGACCTCCGCTTCGGCGTCACGGCGCTGCGAGTGGAGGATGCGGCATCCGTTCGCCCGCGTGTCATCGCGACCGACGCGGACGGTGCGCCCCTCGTCATCGAGGCCGAGTTCGTCGTGGGCGCGGACGGCTCGCGCAGCGTCGCGCGCGAGGCGGTGACCGGCTCGTCGACGGGCGGCTACTTCCGCGAGTACCCGTTCGCGTGGTTCGGGATCCTGTGCGAGGCGCCGCCGAGCGCCGACGAGCTCATCTACTCCAACTCGCCCGACGGGTTCGCGCTCATCAGTCAGCGCAGTGCCACCGTGCAGCGCATGTATTTCCAGTGCGATCCGGATGCCGATCCCGACGCGCTCACCGAAGCCCAGCTGTGGGACGCGCTCCAGGCCCGCGTTCCCGGCACGACGCTCGCGGAGGGCCCGATCTTCCAGCGCGACGTGCTGCGGTTCCGCAGCTTCGTCGCACACGAACTGCTACGCGGCCGGGTCGCGCTGATCGGGGATGCCGCGCACACCGTTCCGCCGACCGGGGCGAAGGGCATGAACCTCGCCGTCGCCGACGTCATGGTGCTGGAGCGCGCACTGCGCGCCCTCCTGCTCGAGAACGACGACCGCCTCCTCGAGGCCTTCCCCGAGACGGCGCTGCACCGCATCTGGAAGGCGCAGCACTTCTCGTGGTGGATGACGAACATGCTCCACGTCGCCCCCGACGCGTCGGACTTCGACCGGCTGCGGCAGCTCGGCGAGCTGCGCTCGGTGGTCGAGTCCGAGGCCGGCCGCCGCTTCCTCGCCGAGGCGTACACCGGCTGGCCGCTCGAGGGCCTCGCATGA
- a CDS encoding MFS transporter yields MGPSPRTAPPEPSRTASAAMLLAAVCLVAANMRPAITDLGPLLDQIGTDTGMPVPALGVLAAVPLVAWAVFSPLAHDLSRRFGQPRVVLWSLLVLFAGTLVRSLPGPVVSLWVGTAIIGIGIAIINVLMPAVVKREFPARVPAVTAIYTALLAGFGAVSSGVAVPVSHIEVGGEPAGWRTALLVTGAVLLPFAVAGWWWAHRGAEHVHVRSDSARGRTGIWSDPVAWLVAVYMGLQASMFYMFVTWLAPLSMSVGRSEVVAGIDVMVYQLFSLAGCMLLPLILRGGLERWAPALIPSLAIVGVAGLMIAPAAVIVWGSLIGLTGGATLAMSMTLMAQRARDHDTSTALSGMSQSVGYVIAALGPVAFGALHSISGGWVASLALVLAVLVALTVVGVFAGRDRYVLERR; encoded by the coding sequence ATGGGCCCATCGCCGCGGACCGCACCGCCCGAGCCGTCTCGCACCGCCTCGGCGGCGATGCTGCTCGCGGCCGTGTGCCTGGTCGCCGCCAACATGCGGCCCGCGATCACCGACCTCGGGCCGCTGCTCGATCAGATCGGCACCGACACCGGCATGCCGGTTCCGGCCCTGGGCGTCCTGGCCGCCGTGCCGCTGGTCGCGTGGGCGGTGTTCTCGCCGCTCGCGCACGACCTCAGCCGCCGTTTCGGACAACCGCGAGTGGTGCTGTGGTCCCTGCTCGTCCTCTTCGCCGGCACCCTCGTGCGGTCACTGCCCGGCCCGGTCGTAAGCCTGTGGGTCGGCACTGCGATCATCGGCATCGGCATCGCGATCATCAACGTCCTCATGCCGGCGGTGGTCAAGCGGGAGTTCCCTGCCCGCGTCCCGGCCGTCACGGCGATCTACACGGCCCTGCTCGCGGGGTTCGGCGCGGTCTCGTCGGGCGTCGCCGTGCCCGTCTCGCACATCGAGGTCGGCGGCGAGCCGGCGGGGTGGCGGACCGCGCTGCTCGTGACCGGCGCCGTGCTCCTCCCGTTCGCCGTCGCGGGGTGGTGGTGGGCGCATCGCGGAGCCGAGCACGTCCACGTCCGCTCGGACTCCGCCCGCGGCCGCACCGGCATCTGGTCCGACCCGGTGGCGTGGCTCGTCGCCGTGTACATGGGGCTGCAGGCCTCGATGTTCTACATGTTCGTGACGTGGCTCGCACCGCTGTCGATGTCGGTCGGCCGCTCGGAGGTGGTCGCGGGCATCGACGTCATGGTCTACCAGCTGTTCTCGCTGGCCGGATGCATGCTGCTGCCGCTGATCCTGCGCGGCGGGCTCGAGCGCTGGGCTCCGGCGCTCATCCCGTCGCTCGCGATCGTCGGCGTCGCCGGGCTGATGATCGCCCCGGCCGCGGTGATCGTGTGGGGTTCGCTCATCGGCCTCACCGGCGGCGCGACGCTCGCGATGTCGATGACGCTCATGGCGCAGCGCGCCCGCGACCACGACACCTCCACGGCGCTGTCGGGAATGTCGCAGTCGGTCGGCTACGTCATCGCGGCGCTCGGTCCGGTCGCATTCGGCGCGCTGCACAGCATCTCCGGCGGGTGGGTCGCCTCCCTGGCCCTCGTGCTGGCCGTGCTCGTGGCCCTCACCGTGGTCGGAGTCTTCGCCGGCCGCGACCGGTACGTGCTCGAGCGGCGCTGA
- a CDS encoding MarR family winged helix-turn-helix transcriptional regulator, translating to MKWDTIDAMPKSVDAPAGGLKSSALTDDLSFLLARANAIALAAGNAALAEHGLKARSYSVLVLSAGDARPSQRELAEFLRLDPSQVVALVDDLQSRGLVERRPDPADRRANVVVATDAGRELAARARETARAAEVHVHAQLAGDERELLAGLLRTLAFPEE from the coding sequence ATGAAGTGGGATACCATCGACGCCATGCCGAAGTCCGTCGACGCCCCTGCCGGAGGCCTGAAGTCGTCGGCGCTCACCGACGACCTCAGCTTCCTGCTGGCACGGGCCAACGCGATCGCGCTCGCCGCCGGCAACGCGGCGCTCGCCGAGCACGGACTCAAGGCTCGGTCGTACTCGGTGCTCGTGCTGTCGGCCGGCGATGCGCGCCCGTCGCAGCGCGAGCTCGCCGAGTTCCTGCGGCTCGATCCGAGCCAGGTCGTCGCGCTCGTCGACGACCTCCAGTCCCGCGGCCTCGTCGAGCGGCGGCCCGATCCGGCCGACCGCCGCGCCAACGTCGTCGTCGCCACCGACGCCGGCCGCGAACTCGCCGCACGGGCGCGCGAGACGGCGCGCGCCGCCGAGGTGCACGTGCACGCGCAGCTTGCCGGCGACGAGCGCGAACTGCTCGCAGGGCTGCTGCGCACGCTGGCCTTCCCCGAGGAGTGA
- a CDS encoding SDR family NAD(P)-dependent oxidoreductase, translated as MSLEGRVAVVTGSGRGLGLAYAQELARQGAAVVVNDVDEATAAEAVASIESAGGRAVAVVAPVGPTETAQRLVQTAVDTYGRLDILVTNAGVLRDTVLWKMSDDDFDTVINVHLRGTFTCVREAATYMRANEIPGRIICIGSPTGQRGNFGQTNYAAAKAGIVGMVRTWALELKKAGITANAVIPVAATAMTATVPYFAAAVEADEKGEPMPAFFRHDLGFGTSDDVAGLIAYLASDAAAAVTGQAIGIGGDRLQLWSHPEPVATAYREGGWTHDALQTGFDDAVGGLQSVGEKFPPLPEELQRP; from the coding sequence ATGTCGCTCGAAGGCAGAGTCGCCGTCGTCACCGGTTCGGGCCGCGGCCTGGGCCTCGCCTACGCCCAGGAGCTCGCCCGCCAGGGCGCAGCCGTCGTCGTCAACGACGTCGACGAGGCCACCGCCGCGGAGGCCGTCGCATCGATCGAGTCCGCGGGCGGTCGCGCGGTCGCCGTGGTCGCGCCCGTCGGCCCCACCGAGACCGCGCAGCGGCTCGTGCAGACCGCGGTCGACACGTACGGCCGCCTCGACATCCTCGTCACCAACGCCGGCGTGCTGCGCGACACCGTGCTGTGGAAGATGAGCGACGACGACTTCGACACCGTGATCAACGTCCACCTGCGCGGCACGTTCACGTGCGTGCGCGAGGCCGCGACGTACATGCGCGCGAACGAGATCCCGGGCCGCATCATCTGCATCGGCTCCCCCACCGGGCAGCGCGGCAACTTCGGCCAGACCAACTACGCCGCCGCCAAAGCCGGCATCGTCGGCATGGTGCGCACATGGGCGCTCGAGCTGAAGAAGGCCGGCATCACCGCGAACGCGGTCATCCCCGTCGCCGCGACCGCGATGACCGCGACCGTCCCCTACTTCGCCGCCGCCGTCGAGGCCGACGAGAAGGGCGAGCCGATGCCCGCCTTCTTCCGCCACGACCTCGGGTTCGGCACGTCGGACGACGTCGCGGGCCTCATCGCCTATCTCGCATCGGATGCCGCGGCCGCCGTCACCGGACAGGCCATCGGCATCGGCGGCGACCGCCTGCAGCTGTGGTCGCATCCCGAGCCCGTCGCGACGGCCTACCGCGAGGGCGGCTGGACGCACGACGCGCTGCAGACCGGGTTCGACGACGCCGTCGGCGGACTGCAGTCCGTCGGCGAGAAGTTCCCGCCCCTCCCCGAGGAGCTCCAGCGGCCGTGA
- a CDS encoding amidohydrolase family protein — protein MTRYEPAIDLDAISAIDVHVHIEVDGHGHASLPQDLVEAASRYFSADSPRPDLDSIADYYRERRMAAVVFTVDAHTRLGHPAISSAEIAEGAACNNDVLIPFGSVDPNRGAEALELARTLIAEHGVRGFKFHPTVQGFDPSDEAHFPLYELLQDAGVVALFHTGQTGIGAGLPGGRGLLLGLSNPILLDPVAARFPELQIIMAHPSVPWQDEALAVATHKHNTWIDLSGWSPKYFPESLARAANSYLKSRVLFGSDFPLLTPDRWMTDAETAGSFKPEAMPGILKLNAARLLGLGG, from the coding sequence ATGACCCGCTACGAACCGGCGATCGACCTCGACGCCATCAGCGCGATCGACGTGCACGTGCACATCGAGGTCGACGGCCATGGTCACGCGTCGCTGCCGCAGGACCTCGTCGAGGCCGCGTCGCGGTACTTCAGCGCCGACAGCCCGCGGCCCGACCTCGACTCGATCGCCGACTACTACCGCGAGCGCCGCATGGCCGCCGTGGTGTTCACCGTCGACGCGCACACCCGCCTGGGTCACCCGGCGATCTCGAGCGCCGAGATCGCCGAGGGCGCCGCGTGCAACAACGACGTGCTCATCCCCTTCGGCTCGGTGGACCCGAACCGCGGCGCCGAGGCCCTCGAGCTCGCCCGCACGCTGATCGCCGAGCACGGCGTGCGCGGCTTCAAGTTCCACCCCACCGTGCAGGGGTTCGACCCGTCCGACGAGGCGCACTTCCCGCTCTACGAGCTGCTGCAGGACGCCGGTGTGGTCGCGCTGTTCCACACCGGCCAGACCGGGATCGGCGCGGGCCTTCCCGGGGGTCGCGGCCTGCTGCTGGGACTGTCCAACCCGATCCTCCTCGACCCCGTGGCCGCACGCTTCCCCGAGCTGCAGATCATCATGGCCCACCCGTCCGTGCCGTGGCAGGACGAAGCGCTGGCCGTCGCGACGCACAAGCACAACACGTGGATCGACCTGTCGGGCTGGAGCCCCAAGTACTTCCCCGAATCGCTCGCGCGCGCCGCGAACTCCTACCTGAAGTCGCGGGTGCTCTTCGGCTCCGACTTCCCGCTTCTCACGCCCGACCGCTGGATGACGGATGCCGAGACCGCCGGCTCGTTCAAGCCCGAGGCGATGCCCGGCATCCTCAAGCTCAATGCGGCGCGTCTGCTGGGGCTCGGGGGCTGA
- a CDS encoding acyl-CoA dehydrogenase family protein gives MRRVCWGSGADVPALEADATFGFDPYAIADAHLSPAARAALEGLQRTLERTIRPLLAEAWETATMPPEVLDALIPLDLMAPAGVDAAEAGSSMFSGLRNYVLARTDVSVATLYNAQSGLFRTAVALGGSPAQAAELDPRVRSFELKGVFALTEPEHGSDIAGGLATTARREGDQWVIDGRKKWIGGAAASDVLVVFARDQDDHEVKAFLVPTDADGVSVDAIGGKVSLRPMPNALITLRDVRVAEASRLQNVNGWRDVARILRAMRSDVAWIAAGLQAGALDAAVRYVRERRQFDRPLGGFQLVQEKLARMLGNTVASLALVVQLSARQDGSTALAADASPRLGGEYADENSALAKMQTARLARETVALGREVLGGNGILLEHDVARFFADAEAVYSYEGTHEINALIVGRALTGASAFT, from the coding sequence ATGCGGCGCGTCTGCTGGGGCTCGGGGGCTGACGTGCCGGCGCTCGAGGCGGATGCGACGTTCGGGTTCGACCCGTACGCGATCGCGGACGCCCACCTGAGTCCCGCCGCGCGCGCTGCGCTCGAGGGCTTGCAGCGGACGCTGGAGCGCACCATCCGTCCCCTTCTCGCCGAGGCGTGGGAGACGGCGACGATGCCGCCCGAGGTGCTCGACGCGCTCATCCCGCTCGACCTCATGGCGCCGGCGGGGGTGGATGCCGCGGAGGCGGGTTCGAGCATGTTCTCGGGCTTGCGCAACTACGTGCTCGCACGCACCGACGTGTCGGTGGCCACGCTGTACAACGCGCAGTCGGGGCTGTTCCGCACCGCCGTCGCGCTGGGCGGATCGCCCGCGCAGGCCGCCGAGCTCGATCCGCGCGTGCGCAGCTTCGAGCTGAAGGGCGTCTTCGCGCTCACCGAGCCCGAGCACGGCTCCGACATCGCCGGCGGTCTCGCGACCACCGCGCGGCGCGAGGGCGACCAGTGGGTGATCGACGGCCGCAAGAAGTGGATCGGCGGGGCCGCGGCATCCGATGTGCTCGTCGTCTTCGCGCGCGATCAGGACGACCACGAGGTCAAGGCGTTCCTCGTGCCGACGGATGCCGACGGCGTGAGCGTCGACGCGATCGGCGGCAAGGTCTCGCTGCGCCCGATGCCGAACGCGCTCATCACCCTTCGCGACGTGCGCGTGGCCGAGGCATCCCGCCTGCAGAACGTGAACGGCTGGCGCGATGTCGCCCGCATCCTGCGCGCGATGCGATCGGACGTCGCCTGGATCGCCGCGGGCCTGCAGGCCGGCGCACTCGACGCGGCGGTCCGGTACGTGCGCGAACGGCGCCAGTTCGACCGGCCCCTCGGCGGCTTCCAGCTCGTGCAGGAGAAGCTCGCCCGCATGCTCGGCAACACCGTCGCCTCGCTGGCGCTCGTCGTGCAGCTGTCGGCGCGGCAGGACGGTTCGACCGCCCTCGCCGCAGACGCGTCGCCACGTCTCGGCGGCGAGTACGCCGACGAGAACTCCGCCCTCGCCAAGATGCAGACCGCGCGCCTGGCGCGCGAGACCGTGGCGCTCGGCCGGGAGGTACTGGGCGGCAACGGCATCCTGCTCGAGCACGACGTCGCCCGCTTCTTCGCCGACGCGGAGGCGGTGTACTCGTACGAGGGCACGCACGAGATCAACGCCCTCATCGTCGGCCGCGCCCTCACCGGCGCCTCCGCCTTCACCTGA